A window of Vigna unguiculata cultivar IT97K-499-35 chromosome 4, ASM411807v1, whole genome shotgun sequence contains these coding sequences:
- the LOC114181081 gene encoding carboxylesterase 1-like yields the protein MSDQHQQPIDPYRHLDFVLNPNGTLTRSRHIPTTPPSSDPTLAVLTKDITINAHNNTWLRLFLPQTALTSDPERQKLPLIIFFHGSGFVVSSAASTMFHLFCSAMASAVPAVVASVEYRLAPEHRLPAAYDDAVEALEFVRSSQEEWLKKHADIGNCYIMGNSAGATIAYIAGLRVTDTVRDLEPLKIQGLILRQVFFGGVQRCGSEVRLENDEVLPLSVADLLWELALPVGAARDHEYANPRAEKWVGKLERVRDLGWRVLVSGNGGDPLIDREKELVEILKEKGVEVVSDFEEEGSHGVEYRNESKATKFIEVVKNFVSYSDV from the coding sequence ATGTCTGATCAACACCAGCAACCCATTGATCCCTATCGCCACCTCGATTTCGTTCTAAATCCTAACGGCACCCTCACTCGTTCACGTCACATTCCAACCACACCACCCTCTTCAGACCCCACTCTCGCAGTTCTCACCAAAGACATAACCATCAATGCACACAACAACACCTGGCTACGTTTATTCTTACCCCAAACAGCACTAACCTCAGACCCAGAACGCCAGAAGCTGCctctcattattttcttccacgGAAGCGGTTTCGTCGTGTCCAGCGCCGCCTCCACCATGTTCCACCTCTTCTGCTCCGCCATGGCCTCAGCCGTCCCCGCCGTAGTCGCCTCCGTGGAGTATCGCCTCGCCCCGGAGCACCGTCTCCCGGCGGCTTACGACGACGCAGTGGAGGCGTTGGAGTTTGTCAGAAGCAGCCAGGAAGAGTGGCTGAAGAAACACGCCGACATAGGTAACTGTTATATCATGGGGAACAGCGCGGGAGCAACAATCGCCTACATCGCGGGCCTACGTGTGACCGACACGGTGCGTGATCTGGAGCCGTTGAAAATCCAAGGGCTCATATTGCGACAGGTGTTTTTTGGTGGGGTCCAGAGGTGTGGGTCCGAGGTGAGATTAGAGAACGACGAGGTTTTGCCGCTGAGTGTTGCGGATTTGCTTTGGGAGCTGGCGCTGCCCGTTGGCGCTGCCCGTGATCACGAGTATGCGAATCCGAGGGCTGAGAAGTGGGTAGGGAAATTGGAGAGAGTGAGGGATCTAGGGTGGAGGGTGTTGGTGAGTGGGAACGGTGGAGATCCGTTGATTGATCGTGAGAAAGAGTTGGTGGAGATTTTGAAAGAGAAGGGTGTGGAAGTGGTGAGTGATTTTGAGGAAGAAGGGTCTCATGGGGTGGAGTATCGTAATGAATCAAAGGCTACAAAATTCATTGAAGTAGTGAAAAATTTCGTTTCATACAGTGATGTTTAG